Sequence from the Zeugodacus cucurbitae isolate PBARC_wt_2022May chromosome 5, idZeuCucr1.2, whole genome shotgun sequence genome:
ATTTCGGCATTGCCGATGAGCGTGTAAGCTTGTGCGATGCTCTCAATGCGCGCGTTGTAGAAGTTCAGCCAAGGCTGTATTTGCACTGGTGCAAAGAGCAATACTTTTTGCTCGGCCAGCGGCACTTCTAGCTCCTGCAGCAAGCGTTGACGCTCATTCAACAAGCCAATCAGTCCGATATGATGATCGGCATGCAAGTGCGAGATATAAATCGCTTTCAGATTGCGTATAACACTTTCGGCGCGTTGTTGGCCATAAAGGCGCACAATCTGTCCTAGTGTACCCTCACCGCAATCGAGCAGCATGAAAGAATTTTCGGCTGGCTGTATCATAATGGCGCTCACGTTGCGTGTTTTATTCGGTATACAGGAGCCGGTGCCGAGAAAAGTGATTTTCGGGTATTCAGCGGTACATTTTGGTTCGGGTAGCGTTTGTTGTATTTCTTTAAGTTTGCTCAGTAATGTTGGAAAATCAGCGAGCGCTTGTGTTTCGGCAATATATTCACTGGGATTTAGCTGCGCTTCGGCGCTGCGATCAAGGCctacaaaaatttgtaaattatatataaattaaaaacttaaatcaagtttcaaaaattaaattaccttTACGCGGCCGCAAATGAAAGTTTGTAAGcgaatttatatttgttagcTGCGTTTCATTAGCAACATCCACTGAACTTGCAGTTTTCGCTTCTGCTCCCACTTTCTCCGTTTCGCCTAATTTGGTGCGCTTCAATGTATTGCTAATGTTCGCGCTGTTGCAGGACTCCAGCGCTTCAGCAAGTAAGGGAAATGTGCGCGCGTTTAATTGATTCAATTGATATTGTATGCGATGCGCGGCTATGTAACCGGAAAAGTTGTTATGTGGCGAATTCAAATATAAATGCTGTGTGCTTGACGTGAAGTTCTGCATAAAATCGCGATAGGAATTATTCTCCAACATTTGCGCAGGCGTAAAGTGCACCACAAGCGCAACTTTACTTTCCGTATCCTCTTGCAGCTTACGGAATAGCGCCGCTTGTGCTTGTAGTGCTGGCAAGTACTCCGCTGTGGGTATATCCAAGAATACAAAGGAGAGCGCTGTTTCACTGGGCTCACTAACATCCTTGGAATGCACCACTGTGCCATCGGGTAGCGTAACATCGAAACCGTTTTTCAGCTGACCCAACAGTGGACCTGGTGGCACACCACGTTCGACACATTTTACCAAGTTAAGCGCGCCAGGACGTGGTTTCAGCTTGCATATGTAAGCAACTACCATCTGATTGTTAGCGTCTATCGTTTGATAAGGATTTACTGATTGCTTATAAAGCGGCACATATCTAACGCTCATCACGGCGTCTTCGAAGTCTGTGGATTGCGTGCAATCGCAGGTATTTATCTAAATGCAAATTACATTACAATAATtacacattaatttttatacaaacacacataccttCAGCGTTTTCAGCACCACAAAGCGCTTCATGCTGTGCAATATGCTATCCAAATGTGGTGGTCCATGCAGCGCCATTTCTTTTACGCCTGCGTCCTGCACAGTCAACGCTAAGCCTGGAAAACCACCCACCACTGGCCACGTATTGCGCGTAACGAAAATGTGTTCTAAACGCGACAACTTTGTTTTATGCTCATGCGCCAAACGCTGTGTGCCTTCACCGCAGTTGAACAAATAACGCGCCTGATCGGTGAACAGATATATGGCACTTGGTGAACCATTGGCACCGGCACCGAGCACTTGTAAATTCACTATACCTGGTATATAAGGCATTGATTTCTTTTTGGCGGCTTGCAATTGCTTCTCCCGTCGCAGTTGTGGTGGTGCAGGCTTAGTTTTTTGGTTTGTAACAGTCACTTTAGAGAGCACAGCACTAAGCGCATCCTTACTTGCACATTCCTTTGTATAATTATCGTTACTCTTCTCTTGCAGCAGCTCTGCTTGTGCTTCCTCTGCCTTCGTCATAGTTGTGCTGTGTGTTCTTGTTACTGGAGATTCCATGTGTAGCagtgtgtttatatgtgtgaattgtaaaattttgacACGTGCAAAGCTACGTCGCAATGCGCTGTTGAACAACATAAGCGTTTACCTGTAAATGTGTATTTTCGTGAATGATTTTCTTACAAATTTAACTgatgaaataaataatcaacAAGGTGTTACTTACAATACAGCTGACTACTTGGGGAAGAACACATGCGTCGCCTAAAGCAGCGTTTTGACATAACTTCACAGCTGTTGCAATTTGTTAGAGATGACAACGAAAGTAAGAAAAGGTAAAACGTCGATAAAAGGCGAGTTGAAAAGTCAGAAAAAATTCACCACAAAAGCTTGCGTATAAATACACCACAacgtaatttgttatttattaaaataaagtattaaaaaggtataaaatgaaaatttaatattcagatcatttgcattaatatatattgcataaatataCCTAAAAATATACTAATAAATACTCGTAGTATATCGAAATTCTTaagcaatatttgtttatttatattttattcaaatattatgttatttttatcgttgtttttatattaataatagaaataaaatgtttaaattttcttaCTATTTAATCCATACCCCTTTCACctttttacaacaaaagcacATAGATCCCCGACTCGTTGGGGGCGAATGCCAGCTCCAAAGCAAACTACAATACAATTCCACTTGTGTTGGTGTGCTTTAAGTAGAAGAAGAAATAGAAAGAACGTGTGTGGAGCAGTGTTACcactcgaaaaaatatttacgtacCAAAATCCTACCAAATCTCCTTTCAAACTACCAAAGTACACATTTCATgtgtttaaataaagtttaaacatattacataatataaaaggtaataaattatttatcaaagagatattttttttgctgaCCATACATAACGTACTTCACCCTTGTGTACTAGTTCTTTACAATGtacaaattccaaaattttcgatCCGCAGCGGCTGAACTGTACGGTAGTGTGATTAGATTAATCACAAACTTGTAGAAATCAATGAAACAAAACttattcatacaatttttattggtACCAAAGGTACTCCAAAATCTATGTATTGATATCCCTatctttctttaaattattatcattCAACCCAAGTAACTTCCATTGAGTTATTATTTTAACGGGATCAcagaactaaattttttaaattttgaattaatggttgtatttctatattttttccaagAGAACATTACTTGGggttataatatttcaaaactgcAAATCTTACTGTTAAAAATCAATTCTCGATTTGAATTGGTCTAAAGCTCAATATAAAATTCAAGTACGTTAGTTTGATTCTCACTTATTTCGTTATCGctagttttacttttaaatacattgtttgaaaattttttgttgttgaaattacttaaaatatgaaggaatatttacttaatattagaataaaaatatgacaACTGACAACTTTCCGACTGAAATtcgttattaaaattattaataattgggagtacatacctacataccttaaaaacaaaaaaaggctcacattttttaattcatagtATTTGCTAAATCTGCGGATCGAATTCCATTGACTTTAAgataattggaaataaaatataatctcaCACTTtccaactgttcaagaagtctGTAAATTACAACTAAGCCATCTTGTTTGTGAAATAGCAAGCATTTTTTGGGATTTTACTGAacagtatttttgaaattctctTAAAGCAAGAAAGTATGCAATATTAAGCGAACCAATTTTAAGATTAACAttctttgtagatatgtatatctaaTAAGAAACTTTCCCAACCAACTACCCAAGGCAAATGAGACTACCAATTTTGGTCCGTTCAAgccaaaacggcaacgctggtATGGAGGTGCAGCGTTGCAAAAGCAGCAGTCAGTAGCAGAAATTGAGGTTGAAAAGCGAAACGAAACCACACAAAGATAAAAGCTGGAACAAAAGTGTGTTGGGAGAAAAAATTTTCTTCGATATTGAGCTAAAATTCATCAGAAAATGTCCTCGCGAAGGTAATTAGAATAAAAAGTGCACTTGGATTATGCCAACTGATAAATATGGCGTTGGTATTTAGTGTAAAAACACATTTCAAATGTgtacaaaaagtgaaatttgcaAATTGGCATTGTGCTCATTTGAGAAATATACTGCTATACGCGATTACTTGGTGTGTACGCCGATGTGCGACAGCGGTCGCGGCTGAGACCAAAGCCACTGCAGCTGGCTGGCTATCGGACTGCCTGCCTGATTGTCTAGCAATGTGTTGCGTTGCTGCTATGGCCttctgttgctattgctgttgctgaCTGCCAAAGCTTGTACTATGCGTTGTTGCTGAGTGCATGCTGCCGATCGTTTACGCGTGTGCttgttatgtgtatgtgtgttggtatgTGCATTTGATGGGCATGTATGCGTACAAAAAACGCTACTGTCGTCATTACCACCACCCGCACCCACCCAAAACGCGTATAACGCTATTGAGCGATTACGTTTGCCTGCTTAGTAGCGGAGCGCATCGCGGGTAAcaaatttgatataaatatatagtgtgATGAGCATTTGAATTAATAGAGCAATTGGAAGataagaaaatatcaaaaacactGCTAAAAGTTTTGTTACCAGCTGTAATGTGACATGGCCTTCCTCACGTTTTCACATGCATTCgttgaaatcagataaaatCGCTTGTCAAACAAAGATTACACTTACACTTGcatacatattagaaataacaaCCGTGCCACCCAACCTCCCACCTGCTGACTGTCAATAGCAGCTGTACACGACCGGCTTCACACTCGTGTCCTGTGCACACAGCTGACGAGACGACCAAAATCAGtgttacacacatatatatataagcgttaaagcatacatacaaaagaAGTAAACTAAAGCACGCGTATTAATACAGCTCCAGGATTTCGTGCTGTAATtaggaaaaaaatggaaaattgtgaTTCCTATGTGCATTTACAGGCAGAGAAACGTTTTGAGTTGCTTCGTCGTAAAAAGTCAATGAAACTAAAAGTCGTGCTCGAAACCACATTCTTactaacaatttattttcttctacCTCCATAGATGGTTTCACCCAACAATAAGTGGTATAGAAGCTGAGAATCTACTGCGTGAAAAAGGCTTCGATGGCTCCTTTTTGGCACGCCTCTCATCCTCAAATCCTGGCGCTTTCACGTTATCGGTACGCCGTGGCCAAGAGGTGACACATATAAAGATACAAAACAATGGTGACTTCTTCGACTTGTATGGCGGTAAGCAGTGTTGTGCTtaacattttaatacaaaatcatatttaatttgtatttatatattgcttTTAGGCGAAAAATTCGCAACACTTCCTGAATTGGTACAATACTACATGGAAAATGGTGAGCTGAAAGAGAAAAATGGACAAGTTATAGAACTAAAACAGCCTTTGATCTGTGCTGAGCCCACAACCGAGCGGTAAGTGACAAATAAACATAGCAAATTGATtttctctatatacatacatataacgtgAGAAATGTGAATTTGAACAATAGTGCTTGGTGATGCTAAGTGTTTATTAATAATAGcaagaaaaaaacagaaaatgttGTATAGCAACAGcagtcgttgttgttattgtaattttttatcatttatttatttttttattaaatattgttttatgaaTATAACAATCACGCATCTacacattaatattaatatgtgtAGATATATGCAAGTGTTTGGCGtaggtggcgtatgagtaatacaGTTTGGTTTACGAAAATGCATTTGTTAATCACAGAAGTAAAGTgtcgaaatacatatgtacatatgtatgtatgttacgtGTATTACAATGTACTCAAGTATCGAATTATTGTTTGATAAGCTCATAAGcttaataagtatatatatatatatatacgtatgtatatacaaatttcgaTTGCTTGAACTGTTCTTTACTGTATATCTCGTTTAATATAGTATTGATATCAGCAGCTGTGTACGCTAACACAAagaatgttttaataaattttcgcaataaattaatatattttagggtcatatgtattattttatatgctttattatatttacatttttttatagaacGGTTTCTCTTACCTTTATTATATTAATCTAAAAGTGATcttttattctaaaatatttaaaataattttatcccCCAAACTACATTTTGCTTCACCTAACAAACGTACATGCTATTAATATGCGCCTAAATATATGCTACACTTATTGACGTGTGTTTAGCAAAACTACAGTGCACTTTTAGAAGAGCTTTCAGCTACCTTCAAACAACATTACACACAAATATAACGCATATATGTCAGATAAGCTATGGGCTTAAGGAACTTtagttacaaaataattattaaaatacataaatatgtatatgcaaatgccTTATAAAATTTGCACTCGCttgaaaaacaacagcaacaaaaaataagctaaaaagtatcttttctttaaaaaaaattcttgttCATGGCGTATGACCTCTTTTGTGAAGTCTCCAAGACAATCAATTCcacaattacatttttaaatttaccaaaaaaatgcTTAGTTTTTCAATTTCGAAGCAGTTTCTGTAGTCTCcaaaattttatagtaaaaatttttaatttaattttaattattatttataaattttttacatacaaCGTATGTATGCTGCATGCCGccagattttatttattattctattgACACTCGCTATTGGAGTGCCAACGCCAACGCAAATCTATACGGAGCAGAATAAAGCGTTTTATAGATACTTTGTGCTATTTATTGTTCCATATTTTTACAGCCGACATATATATTTGGCATGCGCGAAGATTTGTTGAACTCTTGCTGAAGTGACATACGCAAACGTTTTGTACTGTCCATTGTCAGCTCTGTTTGGCATAAAATCGTTAatgaaaaatgtatggaaaacgTTGATAAAAAGCGTAATTAAAACAGCGAGTGATAATCAAGTCAAAAGTACACAATTTGGTTGTCATTTCTTGCGCTTTTTAAGGCACTTAATCGCATAATTATTTTTCCTTATTAGTCGATGATGGCTTTCTTAAA
This genomic interval carries:
- the LOC105208572 gene encoding ribonuclease Z, mitochondrial, with the translated sequence MLFNSALRRSFARVKILQFTHINTLLHMESPVTRTHSTTMTKAEEAQAELLQEKSNDNYTKECASKDALSAVLSKVTVTNQKTKPAPPQLRREKQLQAAKKKSMPYIPGIVNLQVLGAGANGSPSAIYLFTDQARYLFNCGEGTQRLAHEHKTKLSRLEHIFVTRNTWPVVGGFPGLALTVQDAGVKEMALHGPPHLDSILHSMKRFVVLKTLKINTCDCTQSTDFEDAVMSVRYVPLYKQSVNPYQTIDANNQMVVAYICKLKPRPGALNLVKCVERGVPPGPLLGQLKNGFDVTLPDGTVVHSKDVSEPSETALSFVFLDIPTAEYLPALQAQAALFRKLQEDTESKVALVVHFTPAQMLENNSYRDFMQNFTSSTQHLYLNSPHNNFSGYIAAHRIQYQLNQLNARTFPLLAEALESCNSANISNTLKRTKLGETEKVGAEAKTASSVDVANETQLTNINSLTNFHLRPRKGLDRSAEAQLNPSEYIAETQALADFPTLLSKLKEIQQTLPEPKCTAEYPKITFLGTGSCIPNKTRNVSAIMIQPAENSFMLLDCGEGTLGQIVRLYGQQRAESVIRNLKAIYISHLHADHHIGLIGLLNERQRLLQELEVPLAEQKVLLFAPVQIQPWLNFYNARIESIAQAYTLIGNAEMLEQPMPFHETRADLGIDAVATCLVRHCPHSFGVSVRLPAPIGSNGPITITYSGDSMPCRDLVELGRNSTVLIHEATMEDDLIEEAKVKMHSTISQAIAQGREMQAQYIILTHFSQRYAKLPRMQQLVGGEGEPQLNNVSIAFDNMQVSLGDLEQFHHMYPALHALFAEHAEELEQKALKREMKLERKRKLLNTE
- the LOC114803568 gene encoding tyrosine-protein phosphatase corkscrew produces the protein MENCDSYVHLQAEKRFELLRRKKWFHPTISGIEAENLLREKGFDGSFLARLSSSNPGAFTLSVRRGQEVTHIKIQNNGDFFDLYGGEKFATLPELVQYYMENGELKEKNGQVIELKQPLICAEPTTERLQKL